Genomic DNA from Salvia miltiorrhiza cultivar Shanhuang (shh) chromosome 1, IMPLAD_Smil_shh, whole genome shotgun sequence:
ttgtaatatAGTTATCtcaaagaaaaagaacaagaaaatgTGTGGGGAAGTGATTATATAGTCATAAACTTGTAAATCTGTGAGAAAAAGCTGATAATTGTTACCCTCTCCATCATGGCTATCTTGAGACCCTTTTTTTTGGCATGGAAATTAAAAAAGTAATGTTTTGTGTGTAGTTGAAAATGTGACTAAAAAAGGGTAAAACttttctcaaataaaaaaatgtctcaAGATAAATGGAACGTCAAAAAAAGAAAGTGTCTCAAGATAAGTCCTAGTCTAAgcgctcgtttggttcaagtagaggaattgaaaaggaatgaaatcaaataaacgAGTGAAATGTTAACAATagtcattacttttattgagtatttggtttaacaatgaaaataaatcatttgtaagagatttccttttttttgtttctcctctattttgaggggtaacaaattgggtgattgagttatcctcaagtaagggtattggttaactcattactcaaatcaaacaataagtaatgtattcaattaattgaatcttttTTCAACTTCCAAAAACATTCAACTAAACGTGGGCCAAATTTTGAACCTTGAagaagtattaaaaaaaaagaaaaaaaaaaagagaaaagaaaagaaggattATAGCGAATAACTTTTAGCCAATTCGAATATGTTGGCGCAACTGttcgaattttatttttatatatacgaACTAgcaatattattatatatatatatatatatatatatatggcatgATAACACAATAAAATGTGAAATTGAAGTGTATGTTGGCCTAGTAATACAATTAAACATAAGGTTAAAGGCTTTGGGTTCGAGTTCATTGTGGTATAGTCTTGATTTCGTTCTTTCATGTGCTTTTTAgcgtagacaattaaatttgcTAGCTAATCATATAGAAACACttgtaaattttataaattaaacattcaattatatttttgttttattaatcaaacttatttgaaaattaaatagataaataattaatactccctccgatTTTGAAACATCTTCTTCCTTTGTTTCAATTTTCGTTTGTCTCTAAAACATCATCATAGttcatttttgaaaataatttgattaatttcaCTAACTATTACCCTTACAATTCTCACATCTTTACATCAATTGCCACAAATGGGTCCaccatttttcattttaattggtCCATTAGTCATTGCCATCACTTTTTATATCATCAATTTTTCTAATTTGTGGAACCATTTCTTTATTCATTAAATACACAATTAACTTTAGTTAAAATCCGTGTCGCCTCTTATTAGGATGATGTTTAAAGGATGGACAAATTtctttattcattaatactcattcCAAAGAAAGAAATCactttctctaacaaaaaattgtGGGCTCCACCACAATATCtcacttttatcttttcaaTCACTAGTCTTCTTAATAATCATACCCAAAAGTATGGAGCTATATTTGATGGGATGGAAGGAGTATATGGGACTTGTGGCCAATAGAAGGATGACATGTGCCAATGACAACATGGAGAAGAAGAGCCACTCAAATTGGGCCACCAAAGCACTAGTTGTCACCTATACCCATGATATGATTGTCCAAAGCCCACCAGCCTACTTTCTTACATCTATAAACATAGGTGTTAGGGTGTGAATAAATCACAAGTGGAGACTGTGGAGTTATGAAAAGATTGAAGAGCTTAAGGAGTTAGAGGAATTCTATGCAAAGTTCTTGTGAAGATCATCACGTTCTTTGTCTAAATCATCATCAAATCACATTTCTAAATGCCGTTTAAATTGGAAGTAAGGTGAAAACCCTCTATATTAATatcatcaaattcaaatttgagtTCGAAGGAGATCAAGAAGACATACTTCCCTCCAAAAAGTTTtaacatcatcaaattcaaATCCAAGTCCAAAGAAGATCAAGAAGATATACTTCCCTCCAAGgatttcaaagaaaaaaaaaagaacacaaaataaatattttaagagAAGAATTACAGGGTTAATCTGCATAACATTTAGAATTTATGATTCATAAATGTGTTTTATCTTCAAATTACGACAAGGaggggtaaatatcactttttggAGTATTGtttaagcatttttttttttgaaaatgtaCTATCCTAAGGCTAATTACAAGACAATTACTCATTGTTGCAACTTTTTCTTGTTTGTGACCCACAAAAAAATCTGAGGACTGAAAGTTGATGTGTCCAACGAGTATTTAACTTGTTAATACGTGTGGCATGTTTTAAATGATGTGGTCATTCTATtggaaatatataaataaaaaatcaacatAGGTTTACCTTCTTGATACCAAAACTAAATCTAAATTCATCATCACAtccaatcaattttttttttcaaatttaatcgatacaaaaaaaaaaaaaaaagcatagaAAAAACATATTTGGTTGTCGGCCCAAAAATCAGAGGACGCCCCAAATGGAGACCTCCTTTGGCGCCCACGACCAATTGTAGGGGTTGGGGGCGAGGGCAGTCACTTCGTGGATTATGGTCTCTTTGATCTCCACCGCGACTTCGGATTTCTCTTCGCATGGTGGTGGGGTTGCTTTTTCCACCTTCTCCACCATTGATTCCTCTGTTGCTGGCGGCAGTAGCAACGAAATTTCAGCAAGTTGGCATCACATGATTTAGTTTTTAGCTATTCTTCGGTTTAAAGATCTTTTTTTTCCCCCTAGTTTTGCTTatgcttctttcttcttctatGCTGTCACGACCGTTGCTTCATCTTTCTCCTTCTCTGCCAGCACCGCCGCCTTCTCTGGCTTGGGCTGGAGCTCTGGTTTTGGGGGCACCTCATTTCTCCACGACAGTGGGCTTCTTCACCACCAATACGTCGATCACCACTACCCCTTCAGTTGCGTTTGCCACCGCCTTGGGAGCCAATGTCTTCTTGGTTTCCTTGGCTATGTCGAAGGAACAACGTTGTTAGGAAAGGAAACTGGAAAATATTTGAGATTTTGATTAGAAAAAGCTAGAAAGTTTGAATTTGTGAATTGAGTTTTTTGTCTTCTAAGTATTTAAGTAAGAAATGATATTGTCGCACAAATATtaggtgaattttttttttctaataaaatgACCACCTCATCTAATATATGCTACACGTATTGACAAGTTGGATATTTGTTGAAACACATCAACTTTCAGTcgccgatttttttttcattttttgaggACCACAAACAATAAAAAGTTGCAATGATGGGTATTGTCTTGTAATTAGCCGTAGGGTAGAACATTTTTGAAAAAACGCTCAAACGATGTGtcaaaaagtgatatttaccccaATAAAGAATTATAATTGTTTATTCTTTTAGATTTACTTACATTATAAGATTAATATGTTAGGAATTTAATTGGAGTTGTAGGGGTAACATAGTCTATTTATTAAtactcttattattattttattttattctatttggAGGAGTGGAAACAATGGAGTTTGAACGCTATACTTAGCTGTTACATACTGAAGTCTGCACCGCTTGAATGTATCCTTAgagactattattattttaattaaaaacaattaatgaataaaatgaggactataaatagtgaaagaTCTGTTGCTCTCGCAAACTCAGAAATGTTCAATAGAATGATTGAACAATCAACCCAACATTACCGTATAAAATAAAAGTACGCACAATAGATGATTTTATACTACagtattaattaattgcagCTGTATGTTCACTGGAAAAATCCATTTTACAATGAAGATACATAAACCACTCAATAGAATCCCTCTTATTGAGTGGagttgaaaagaaaaaagatccCTTCTAATCCTATCAACAATGCTAGCAACAACTAGACTTTGAATGGAGCTAATTGCATAAGAAACCTATCAACTAGTTCTAAACATACGAGTCTCCTACTCAAGGTATGATTAGACATATGAGTCTCCCACTCAAGGTGTGATTGACTAGATGTTGGTTTGAATGTTGAAACAATACAGCTTCGTGATCCAGCAACTCAACACTTGTATTTTTGCTTGAATGAACTAGTACCGAATGCAATGAGCTCTgcccctatttatagatgagAGTATAAGCTTTATGGGCAAGAAAACATGGCTGATACTTTAAGGTTTTGAGCGTGTGCTAGGGTTGAGCACTTGCTCCCCAAGTTTAGGGATTGGTTAGACATGTAAACCAACAATCCCTAAAAACGTGGAAGACCAAGTCTTTTCTCTTTGCGGCTTGTTTATCATCCgattcttctcttctcttccaaGTATTTGAATGAACTCTTCACTCCTTGAAATACTCCATAATTGTTGATATGTTCTGATTGATTTTCGGCAATTGAACACAATTGAACGACTGATTTTGAtgaaatcaaaatcaaatttatttttgacaaaacaaaaatatgaaaccaaaaatatatagtgttatatatatatatatatatatatatatatatatatatatatatatatagggatcaaaaaagaaagctaaatgtaggaagaataaagaataaatataaGCCTTTAGATTATAGTAATCAAACGGCCCATAATTAGGCTGAAGATTAGATGCGATTTTTATCTTAAGGTTAATCaagtaattttgatttttaatgtAACCGCTTTGACTTAATGATTTTTTGACCgaatcttttttattattttgtttcagTCATGGAGATATTATTATTTACGGTAGttatcaaattaatattaatgaGGTTGACAAAATTTGTAGTATTTTTGGTGGTAGTTACATACATTTTCatgattttcttatttaattttttattagttcaaattttttattttttttaatcataaattCGAGCGTATGTAAGACCATTGTTTTTAATTGTTTGTAGTTTAatgttatgatttattttatcacataataatttttttcaataattaattaaaattaaaactttttATTCTAcatgttcgtaatttttttaaacttgTTCGAAATGttttttatgaaatattttaacatttcaACAAGTAAAGTTCgaaaatttaatttagataatCGTAACTTTTGTACACTTTGTTcgaaatatttttcataaaataattttacaattctcaatcagatatcaattatattattcattctaatataatttatttcaaatgacattcaTTACAAAAACGATTTACTTCGctatttttgtatatttattcaaaaggtttcatattaattattttactttatattaGTAACaaagattttatttagatgttcggaATTTTTATGTAGTCTAAGattgtatttgaatattgttTAAAACGTAccaaaataagaattatatttttgtgaatatgGATACTAATTTGATGAATAACGTAACTGTTACTCAATACTCATAAATtatgaataagaaaaatattagtTGAATAAAGTAACATTATTCATGAATATATCAttttcgaataaaaatcatatttatttgaataagGATAAGAGTTTgctgaataatttatatgatactcataaattgtgaataaggaaactattttgttgaataaagtagcatttttcatgaataaCCGTATCTGAATTTTGTTCAAGATttatcgaataaaaatcatatttatgtgaataaggaataaagtttgctgaataatttatatgatactcataaattgtgaataaggaaactattttgttgaataaagtaCCATTTTTCATGAATAATCATATCTGAATTTTGTTCAAGATTTATCGaacaaaaatcatatttatgtgaataaGGAATAAAGTTTgttgaataatttatatgatactcataaattgtgaataataaacaaatatgacATGACCACACATAATAAagatcaaatttatttgaataaactaCAAAAGTTAATGaatatacatagaaaatttAAGAATAAACTACACAATATACTGAATTTATAACGAATATTCAATGCAAAACAAGAAATGAACAATTTTTCCCAGCACTCATCGAAATTAAACCAGCAATCCATAGTATGCAATCCAACAATAAATGTCTTTGTTGAGTTTCCTCGCAAAATTCAGAGAATTGTAACTACAAACCTTAATTCCCACAAACCCTTCTAGGTGTTTATAGGAGCATGAACGAGATTGAAATCTATAAAAACACATCATATGAAACAATTTGTGAGCCAAATCTCGAAGTAATTACATAAAAGAGCCACCAAAAATACAAACAAATGAATTACACAAAAAGGGGAAATCCATGAGACATCGAAAGACAAATACCAGAACCAACGAAAAATTAGCGTGAATAATGGCTGAAAATATCTAGAGGCAGCGGCGGTGAAAATCTTTTTACTAGAGGTGGCACGGCCGGTGGTAGTGGCTTCGCCTGCGACGGACGACAGAGGGCGGCAGAGGGAGGGCGGTAGCGCCTCGCAGCGCCGAAAACaacgagaaagagaaagagaggggATCCAGCAGCAGAATCGCGAGATCAACCTCGAATTGCAGGCTACTGAATCAAGATCGGAGACGCTCCACTCTACCAGATATTCATGATTCGCCACTCTACCAGATAAGAGAAATGGACGCTCCGCCACTCTACCAGCCACAAGCGAAAttgagagattagagagagagaatgagacgACAAATTAATGGGGGTGATGGAGGCGTGTTATTCATAAGTATATTCTTCCATAACTTTCTTCAAAATAATTGAGTGCCGAGATTGACGGGATTTGGGTATTTGTGGGGTAATTTACGTGGTGGTAAAAATACACATCTATCCTCCACTAATTAAAACCAATTTTTAAATGTTTATTCACTAAATAAAACTATAATCTAAGAATTTATCATAACCGTCCATTTCCACTTAATAGACGGCTGTTATTGATTCCTTATTCTCTAACTTAAGGGGATTCTCTATGGATctctaccctatatatatatatatatatatatatatatatatatatatatatatatatatatatatataggggaaagtTTTATGAAAACACAAAGTTAGATGGAGAAAGGAGACGCAATCTGGTTCgttagatcaatcttgatcaagggctgagattagaagttaatataattaatataatcatTTCTGAcaataaaattggtaagattcataatatccctaaaattactcacttcccattttctctccctcatctctctctttctatctccctctctctctcgtctctcacacatagaacacacacacactgaacCTGCCGCCCCCTTCTCCCATTCAAATTTCCGGCAAAGCAGCGGCAGGCGAGCCCACCGCCGCACGCTCGACGCCCTCCCTCTTGCTCCAACTAGATCTCTTCACTTTCTCGAGCCGTTAGTCACGCTCGACCGCCGCCCTTGCTGTCGCCAACCGGAGCCCTAGCCCTACATCCCGACTTCTCTCATATCTAGGCATTGGCACTGCCCTACGTGGCGCTGCCTCCTTTCTCGGTGATGgcaaccgccgccgcctccctccgtccTCTCTCTGTTCTCCAGCTTGACTCGGTACTCTGAACAGCGACCCCACCATAAGCCACCCTAAAATTCCCGCCTCGATCTACTGCTCAAGCCCCGATTCGTCCCCACCACCACTGCCGCCTTCGACCGCCCTCAAGTTCACTGTCACCGCCGCCCAGGTTCACTGACACCGCCGCCCAGCTACCCTGCTCCGCCTCCATATCCCTCGCTCTCTAATCGGAATGGCAGGAGCCTCCACCGCCTTCCCGATTCTCACCATCAACGACCCATCTCCCTCAGAAAACGGTGAGAATCGTCGCCGCCCCTTCTCCGAACTTGTAGATATAGTCCAATGAACGTatagttaattttattgaacttatacATACATTATCCAATGAACGTatagttaattttattgaacttgtaGATATAGCCCAATGGACTTTTAGTTTTCTGGTATTGAACTTAtgtatgtattttaattttatggagTTCAATACCATGGACGAACCTTGAACATTCGAGGGAGAGGAGGAAGGTGGTGGCAAAATTGGGGATATAATGAAGGggatgggagagagagagagagatgagggagagaaaATGAGAAGTGAGTAATTTTAGAGATATTATTAagggaaaagtatcaaataagcccctaacatAGTGGCCCTTATCACATTTAGATCCCTAAAGTCGAAATTGGGTCAACTAAACccttaaactaattaatttcgTGCAATTACCCCCTCCATCCTAACGGCtgtttaacaccgttaaatctattttttccCCAAGGTAGCCGGAAACTCGACAGAAACACGTCGGAAAACATGAAACACTACTCCTTTGTTTGATTTTCATTCTCCGTCGTCATATGTACATTTATCCCCAAATTATTAATCTAAAAACATGGAAAAACATCATCTCAATTTCCCTTATCTTGGATTCAATCAACCTTGCTCATCCACATCCGCTTAATTACGCCATTAATCATCATCGCATCACTCTGCATGTAGGGCCCCTTCTTCTCCATCTCCATCCCCACCATGTAATTCCTCACCCCCTTCCTTATAATCTCCTGCATCATGCACCCCAGAAATTTTGCGCTGAAAAACTGCTTCTTCGCCGCCCATCGCGTCTGAGGATTGGGATCTAGATCCATCATTGCGAGTGCGGTTGCAGATTCGGTTCCAAGCAGGGAGAGGCTGAGCGATGTGACGATGTGCGGCTGCGGCTGCGGAGCAGTAGACGGGGTGGGCCAAGGGAGTGGTGTGCGTGGCCGGTGGCGTTGAGGGCGGAGGCgacggaggcggtggaggcgaGAGAGCGGTGCGCGAGGCCGCGACTGAGGGTGAGGAGGCTGCCgaagcaggggaggccgcgTGGGCCAGGGATGGCGACGGCGCCGGCACGATTGCGAGTGTTTTTCCAGGTGGTGCCGCCGGGGAAAAAGAGAGGATTGCGGCGCTGCtggcaaaattaaaaaaaaaaatcttaatggTGTTAAACCGCCGTTAGGGCGGAGGGCCCTATTGTTAAAAATTAggtactttgagggtttagttgacttaacttcgactatagggatctAAACGTGATAAGGGTCGCTATGTTAGGAGCTTATTGATACTTTTCCCTATTACTAATCTTACCATTTTTATTGTcagaaattattatattaattatattaacttcaAATTTCAGCCCTTGATCAATATTGATCTCACGCACTAGAATTTGTCTcctttctctatataggggactGTTTCTATTGaatctaaccctatatatatatatatatatatatatatatatatatatatatatatatgaagaggtTCAAAAAAGAACCACTAGATATAATTTacagagagaggagagatgggggaagaagaagaaagagaagggtggggtggggtggggtggggtggggcggggtggggggtgggtgggtaggTAATTGATTTGACTTTTTTaattccttttaatttttagcccaatttttaattattgttatttatttattgtattgtatttaaattagtaatatttattgttaattttaattattgtaatttttttatttaaattatgtctttatttttattttaattattgtaatgtttaattttaattttaatgaaattgggaatttaaaaataaaagtgtagaaatatgtattttgtggaaatgagtatctaagagcatctccaatgcatggtgtcttagggggtgtcttagatggtggtccccacctaagacacacccctctccaatgcattggtgcTTAGAGGGTGTCTTAGATCTCCATtttcacaaaattcatatttctacacttttatttttaaattcccaatatcattaaaaataaaattaaacattacaataattaaaataaaattaaaaacataattaaaatacgataataaaataaaaaattacaataatttcctaatttaaataagccctcgACGCTTGAGCGCTTCTTGGACTAGGTGGTTGTGCAAGGCCAATTGTACCTCCGTCATACCCGTCGTGTCCGTGCTCAAGTGCTTCATATCCATCTCCTCCCGTTTCAtctcggcttgcatttttttgacCTCGGCGATTTCCCCCGTTGTGAGAGCATGCTCCTTCATGCTTTCTGCCACCTTCTCAAGGGCGTCGAAGAATGCCGAACCTCCTCCCGAAGACTCTCCTCCCTTCTTCGCCTTGCCCTTTTCTCACTTTGCCGCTTTTTGGCCTTTGGGCCTCGTCGTGACACTCGGCTCTGAAGAAGTGGTGATTGCTccaccatcggagcccttcAACTTCTTTGCGGAGTGAACATCCCCGGCTTGCGACATGAATCTTTCGCACACACGAAACACTTTCCAAGCTCTGATGTAGGagaattgcttcttgaaattcgCTTCGAACATCGTCTGGGCTTGTTGGATGATTTGGTCGTCGCTCATACTGCTCCCCCAATTCTCCTTGCAAGTGTTGTAGAAGCCCTCGAAGAATTTCGTGTCCTTTTGGGCACGTGCGAAGTGGGATTTGAGATGATCCGGCTTACGCGTCGGCACTTCCGGCTCCCTGAGCGCGTTGAACTTATCCGCGattgctccccaatattggagcaacttttGGGAGGTCCCCAAAATAGGATTGTGGGTTGCCTTCTCCCATAAGATTGCCAGGAGCTCGGTCTCCTCGCTAGAATATTGAGTGCGAGTGCCCTCGGCTTTCGGCCTCGCCGCCTCCGGCTTTTCTTGGATGTTGGCGCGCACCACTTGCGTGGGAAGATTTCCCGTGGCCAAGACATTGGAGGCTTGCGAAAATGGAGTAAACTCCATCATCGGAAGTCTCGAACCTCCACCTTGTTGCTCGAGGAATTCATCGAATTCACGATCCATTACAAGAAaaatgtagaagagagaattgtagttgagatgataaaaattttgaagagagaattgtagttgagaAAGTGGTGAATTTTATTTTGTGGAAGAGcggtatttatagaagggaaaaaaaatagcCGTTTACAAAGCAACggtcgaatttaaaataaaaaaataaaaaaatcaacggttaaattttgaaaaaaacagatttttgattttttttaatggggCACGTCCGGTTCCTCTCTTCGCCCCGGATCTCCGCCAAGACACGTCTTCGCAACAGCCCGGGTCTCCAGCGCGGCCACCCTCCTAGCGCCCCAGATCAATCCGCCCTTCGACCCCCCGGGTGGAGATGCTCTAAGACACCTTCTAAGActcaatgcattggagaggggtgtgttttaggtggggaccaccatctaagacacTCCCTAATACACCATGAATTGGAGATGCTTTATAGTTAAAATAACTCAAACAAATAGAATTGCGAATTGAGAGAATACGTAGGGTGTGTTTGATAGCTGGAGTGAGATAAGGAATGATAAATAAAAcctagataaataatataaattgtgtgagattgttaatattttatagCTATTTgataaataagataactaataTTATTGTTTGGTACAAAAGATACAACTATAGATTAAAGagtaaattacaattttaaccttatatttaaataaataaactaaacaaaagaaaaataaaaaaataattatttaatccTCCCAGCCCCAGCAAGTCAGCAACACCCCACCAGCCGCCCCCACAGTCTataacttcttcttcttcttccccacctcaccccaccccaccccaccccaccgcACACCTCCACACCAACCccaacccccctccccccacacGGCAGACTGCCAATCCTCCCCATGAATTCTTCCACCCCCAAACACAAGTAACCCAGCAGCTCCTAATTTCATTAGGTGAGTAACccagaattttttttatctacagATTTGCAATTAAATTTTCGTTTCATCTTCACAACTCCACTGCTGCTTTTACCGGTGACGACAATTTCCTAGATCTCATGCTCGCCAATTTTTGGTGAGGGTTTAGGGTTCCGCTGCGGGAGATGGTGGAGGAAATGGATGCGGTGGTGGTGGAAAAGCAGAGTCGGGTATGGCGATTTAGG
This window encodes:
- the LOC131019766 gene encoding uncharacterized protein LOC131019766, whose protein sequence is MDREFDEFLEQQGGGSRLPMMEFTPFSQASNVLATGNLPTQVVRANIQEKPEAARPKAEGTRTQYSSEETELLAILWEKATHNPILGTSQKLLQYWGAIADKFNALREPEVPTRKPDHLKSHFARAQKDTKFFEGFYNTCKENWGSSMSDDQIIQQAQTMFEANFKKQFSYIRAWKVFRVCERFMSQAGDVHSAKKLKGSDGGAITTSSEPSVTTRPKGQKAAK